The following coding sequences lie in one Sinorhizobium fredii USDA 257 genomic window:
- a CDS encoding sulfite exporter TauE/SafE family protein: protein MIYYLMIFAAGFAGSFHCIGMCGGFACALGRDQRGGGATVLRHLLYNTGRLTTYCFLGGLAGAIGQVICTTQGLTAVPLLNGTLDIGQRILAIVAGLLMIAMALQFFGLLQVFHRLAIGFGGSTFALSLRGLLTARSSAAPLAFGVFNGFLPCPLVYAFAAQAASTAGALPGFLVMAWFGLGTFPAMLMMGGVGRILGPASRRRGVRLAGGFILLLGLITLGRGLLPSHAHIGLAWLNGHPA from the coding sequence ATGATCTACTACCTCATGATCTTCGCCGCTGGATTTGCAGGTAGCTTTCATTGCATCGGCATGTGCGGCGGCTTTGCCTGCGCGCTGGGCCGCGATCAGCGAGGCGGAGGCGCAACCGTCCTTCGCCACCTGCTCTATAATACCGGCCGGTTGACAACCTATTGCTTTCTGGGCGGGCTCGCGGGTGCGATAGGTCAGGTCATCTGCACCACGCAAGGTCTAACGGCGGTGCCGCTCTTGAACGGCACCCTCGACATCGGCCAACGAATTCTCGCGATCGTCGCTGGCCTGCTCATGATTGCCATGGCGTTGCAGTTCTTCGGCTTGTTGCAGGTCTTTCATCGCCTCGCGATCGGATTTGGCGGCAGTACATTTGCATTGTCCCTGCGCGGTCTGTTGACGGCCCGGAGCAGCGCCGCACCGCTCGCCTTTGGCGTTTTCAACGGCTTCCTGCCATGTCCCCTGGTCTATGCCTTCGCCGCCCAGGCGGCGAGCACCGCCGGAGCGCTTCCCGGGTTCCTCGTCATGGCATGGTTCGGACTGGGAACCTTCCCCGCTATGTTGATGATGGGTGGCGTTGGCCGGATACTCGGGCCAGCCTCGCGGCGGCGCGGCGTGCGGCTGGCCGGTGGCTTTATTCTCTTGCTCGGTCTCATCACGCTCGGCCGTGGTCTCCTGCCTTCTCACGCGCATATCGGCCTTGCCTGGCTGAACGGACATCCCGCATGA
- a CDS encoding cbb3-type cytochrome c oxidase subunit II: protein MNVRFFALFAGVFCITLAVITQGVLPFVEPSSRTTRVTSVVRTDFGQLKWMVSEATDYTEQQLRGRNIYLREGCWYCHSQFVRPVTGEIRRWGPVSEAGEYAYDVPHLFGTRRIGPDLTRVGLKYSDEWHLAHFYDPRMLVPDSIMAPYRGLFHEPDAAVRIVNDGAGNRTVERTEVTEGLFDFDSQRAIQLTPNADGLLFVPLEARERKPIILTPNDEYTGETVSIAAETEALAALVSYVQKLGTNRGKWRDLFEPQSLEVMDATMPRSEEWIAYGKEVYERRCIGCHGVKGDGNGPAATFMFNQRPRDFTSAVFKFRLTKEPLPTDGDMLRTITRGIRGTAMPPWYELPLNDRLAVIQYIKYELAVDRSDPAAPYAFFVEEPPGPPLYIGRPPTPSQTMLDRGKEVWQAAKCWECHGQGGKGDGEKAAGLKDDLGFPMVPADLTSGQFKSGPAVEDIFRTITTGLSGTPMPSYRNAFPDEDRWALSYFVVALSAYKDPLSLQPLSITKEARAALNNLELVADKPERAYVPDPSVPASGPPAPPGEKQAPAGG, encoded by the coding sequence GTGAACGTTCGCTTCTTCGCGCTTTTCGCCGGCGTCTTCTGCATCACCCTCGCGGTGATCACGCAGGGCGTGCTGCCCTTCGTGGAGCCATCCTCGCGAACTACGCGCGTGACCTCGGTGGTGCGCACGGATTTCGGCCAGCTGAAATGGATGGTTTCAGAGGCGACAGACTACACCGAGCAGCAGCTTCGCGGCCGCAACATTTACCTGCGCGAGGGCTGCTGGTACTGTCATTCGCAATTCGTGCGGCCAGTGACCGGCGAGATCCGCCGCTGGGGACCGGTTAGCGAGGCGGGCGAATACGCCTATGACGTGCCCCACCTGTTCGGCACACGCCGGATCGGACCGGACCTGACGCGCGTCGGCCTGAAATACAGCGACGAATGGCACCTGGCGCACTTCTACGATCCGCGAATGCTCGTGCCGGACTCTATAATGGCGCCGTATCGCGGCCTCTTCCACGAGCCCGATGCAGCTGTCCGTATCGTTAACGACGGCGCTGGCAATCGGACCGTGGAAAGGACAGAGGTCACCGAAGGCCTGTTCGACTTCGACAGCCAACGAGCGATCCAGTTGACGCCGAATGCGGACGGGTTGCTGTTCGTGCCGCTGGAGGCGCGCGAAAGAAAGCCGATCATCCTGACACCGAACGACGAATACACAGGAGAAACCGTCAGCATCGCGGCGGAAACGGAAGCGTTGGCGGCGCTCGTTTCCTACGTCCAGAAGCTCGGCACGAACCGGGGTAAATGGCGCGATCTCTTCGAGCCGCAAAGCCTGGAGGTCATGGATGCGACTATGCCGCGCTCGGAGGAATGGATTGCTTACGGCAAGGAAGTCTATGAGCGCCGCTGCATCGGTTGCCACGGTGTCAAAGGCGACGGCAACGGGCCGGCCGCCACCTTTATGTTCAACCAGCGGCCCAGGGACTTCACGTCCGCAGTCTTCAAGTTCAGGTTGACAAAGGAGCCCCTGCCCACGGACGGCGACATGCTGCGCACCATTACTCGCGGCATCCGCGGCACAGCAATGCCCCCTTGGTACGAACTGCCGCTCAACGATCGGCTGGCGGTGATCCAGTACATCAAGTATGAGCTCGCGGTTGACCGTTCCGATCCCGCCGCTCCTTACGCTTTCTTCGTCGAGGAACCGCCTGGCCCACCGTTATATATCGGGCGCCCGCCGACCCCGTCCCAGACGATGCTGGACCGTGGCAAGGAGGTTTGGCAGGCGGCGAAGTGCTGGGAGTGCCACGGCCAAGGGGGCAAGGGCGATGGCGAGAAAGCCGCCGGCCTCAAGGATGACCTCGGCTTCCCGATGGTGCCGGCCGACCTCACCAGCGGCCAGTTCAAGTCTGGCCCGGCCGTCGAGGACATCTTCCGGACGATAACTACCGGCCTCAGCGGCACGCCGATGCCGTCCTATCGGAATGCGTTTCCGGATGAGGACCGGTGGGCGCTTTCCTATTTCGTGGTGGCGCTTTCCGCCTATAAAGACCCGCTCTCGCTGCAGCCGCTCTCGATCACGAAGGAGGCCCGCGCGGCGCTGAACAATCTGGAACTGGTCGCGGACAAGCCTGAGCGAGCCTATGTGCCCGATCCGTCGGTGCCGGCGTCCGGCCCGCCAGCTCCGCCTGGCGAGAAACAGGCACCCGCTGGAGGTTAG
- a CDS encoding cbb3-type cytochrome c oxidase subunit I, producing MELRGNFANVDLDALVDNRVVRTWLYFGMFWLMVTPSVGVLISSTFNYPDYLGSGNLELTFGRLRPVHVNGVIFGAFSTLFIGLCYYLVPRLSGVRVIWSEWSVLLAWVWNIATLAGLVGLLIGDSDGLEAGELPLYAKVAFFIVVAIATAQFLITISRRLEPAIYVALWYLIATFVWTTMNFVLGSFILPYTISGINSAAFHGLYLHYIVGLWLTPAGYVIIYYFLPVSARNPLYAHKLSLVGFWSLALFYPFVGIHHYLYSPIADWAETLAVVTSMLLIIPVWTVLVNFFGTMMGKWHEFGRNLPAKFLIMGSLMYLVGCFQGSTEALRQLQQPTHFTDFVISHSHLTVFGTFVVWAMGGLVYTWPRLFGRELWSFKLGNWSFWLITVGIATMGLVLTAGGLQQGYQWMNGVEWLDSLVWVKPYWLARTLSGISMDIGMSLLVVNLMLTALTSPAAEARRVRGPVGAPIPSPAGGLER from the coding sequence ATGGAACTGCGCGGCAACTTCGCGAATGTGGACCTGGATGCGCTGGTCGACAACCGGGTCGTGCGGACCTGGCTTTATTTTGGCATGTTCTGGCTCATGGTGACGCCATCCGTCGGCGTTTTGATCTCGAGCACCTTCAACTATCCCGACTATCTCGGATCTGGGAACCTCGAGCTCACCTTCGGCCGGCTGCGCCCGGTCCACGTCAACGGAGTCATCTTCGGCGCCTTCTCGACGCTTTTCATCGGCCTTTGCTACTATCTTGTACCGCGTCTGTCGGGGGTGCGGGTAATATGGTCGGAGTGGTCGGTTCTTCTTGCATGGGTCTGGAACATCGCAACACTTGCCGGTTTGGTCGGCTTGCTGATCGGCGACAGTGACGGTTTGGAAGCCGGAGAGCTTCCGCTCTACGCGAAAGTCGCATTCTTCATCGTGGTGGCTATTGCTACCGCGCAGTTCCTGATCACGATCAGTCGACGGCTCGAGCCGGCAATCTATGTCGCGCTATGGTACCTGATCGCCACTTTCGTGTGGACGACGATGAACTTCGTGCTTGGAAGCTTCATCCTGCCATACACGATCTCGGGCATCAACAGCGCCGCCTTCCATGGCCTCTACCTCCACTACATCGTCGGGCTGTGGCTAACGCCCGCAGGCTACGTGATCATCTACTATTTCCTGCCGGTCAGCGCGCGAAATCCGCTCTATGCCCACAAGCTCTCGCTGGTAGGCTTCTGGTCCCTGGCATTGTTCTACCCGTTCGTCGGCATCCACCATTACCTCTACAGTCCGATCGCCGACTGGGCCGAGACCTTGGCCGTCGTCACGTCGATGCTGCTGATCATTCCGGTGTGGACGGTGCTGGTGAACTTCTTCGGCACCATGATGGGCAAGTGGCATGAGTTCGGCAGGAACCTGCCGGCGAAGTTCCTGATCATGGGCTCGCTCATGTATCTCGTCGGCTGCTTCCAAGGTTCGACCGAGGCGCTGCGGCAGCTGCAGCAGCCGACCCATTTCACCGATTTCGTCATCTCGCATTCGCACCTCACCGTGTTCGGCACCTTCGTCGTCTGGGCGATGGGGGGCCTCGTCTATACTTGGCCGCGGCTGTTCGGGCGCGAACTCTGGTCCTTCAAACTTGGCAACTGGTCGTTCTGGCTGATCACCGTCGGGATCGCGACCATGGGCCTGGTCCTCACAGCGGGCGGGCTGCAGCAGGGTTATCAATGGATGAATGGGGTCGAATGGCTCGACTCGCTCGTCTGGGTGAAGCCCTATTGGCTGGCGCGGACCCTGTCAGGTATCAGCATGGATATCGGCATGTCGCTGCTGGTGGTGAATCTGATGCTGACCGCGCTGACTAGCCCGGCGGCTGAGGCGCGACGCGTCCGCGGGCCGGTGGGAGCCCCTATCCCGTCCCCGGCGGGAGGGCTCGAGCGGTGA
- the groL gene encoding chaperonin GroEL (60 kDa chaperone family; promotes refolding of misfolded polypeptides especially under stressful conditions; forms two stacked rings of heptamers to form a barrel-shaped 14mer; ends can be capped by GroES; misfolded proteins enter the barrel where they are refolded when GroES binds) codes for MTAKEIRLAFRARDSMLHGIDTLARAVAVTLGPRGRNVAINRSFGTKITKDGVTVAREIELEDRFEDMGVQLLRQVAIKTSYQAGDGTTTAVVLADAILRGGVRAVTAGMNPMDLKRGIDRAVEAVVAELKQNARAVASNVEITQVATISANGDREIGHIIAEAMAEVGNAGVIMIEEGRSLETESEVITGIQFDRSYISPYFVTNRDKMRVEMEEALILVCEKKLSSLSEILPLLEKVVQADKPLLIIAEDIEAEVRAALVINRLRGGLKVAAVKAPAYGELREAIMQDIALLTGGTVISEDLGLKLESISLDRLGRARKIRVDKQNTTIAEGGGSSADIAGRIAAIKAQLDLSTSDFDREKLQERLARLSAGIAVIRVGGATESEVREKKDRIRNAMHATRAAVEEGILPGGGIALLRASSAIRTLKAETLDQQAGINVVKEAITWPAKQIASNAGVDGSLVAAQILQRDDYGWGYDAQTGTFRDLLEAGIVDPAKVVRTALQGAASMAGLMIMTEAMVAEVPGPPPPELPGHHDHEDNLDIDF; via the coding sequence ATGACGGCCAAGGAGATCAGGCTCGCTTTCCGGGCGCGCGACAGCATGCTGCATGGCATCGACACGCTCGCGCGTGCTGTCGCTGTCACGCTTGGGCCGCGCGGGCGAAACGTAGCCATCAATCGATCCTTTGGCACGAAAATCACCAAGGACGGTGTGACGGTCGCGAGGGAAATCGAACTCGAGGACCGATTCGAGGACATGGGCGTTCAGTTGCTCAGGCAGGTCGCCATCAAAACCTCGTATCAGGCGGGCGACGGAACGACGACAGCGGTGGTCCTCGCCGACGCAATCCTCAGGGGCGGTGTCCGGGCGGTCACTGCCGGCATGAACCCGATGGACCTGAAGCGCGGGATCGATCGTGCGGTCGAGGCGGTCGTCGCGGAGTTGAAACAGAATGCAAGAGCTGTCGCTTCAAATGTCGAGATCACGCAGGTCGCTACGATTTCGGCCAATGGAGATCGAGAGATCGGCCACATCATCGCCGAGGCTATGGCGGAGGTCGGCAACGCCGGCGTGATCATGATCGAGGAAGGGAGATCGCTCGAAACCGAAAGCGAAGTCATCACCGGCATTCAGTTCGACCGCAGCTATATCTCTCCCTATTTCGTCACCAATCGAGACAAAATGCGGGTGGAAATGGAAGAGGCACTTATCCTCGTTTGCGAGAAGAAGCTGTCTAGCCTTAGCGAAATTTTGCCGCTTTTGGAAAAGGTCGTACAGGCTGACAAGCCACTTCTCATCATCGCCGAAGACATCGAGGCTGAAGTCAGGGCGGCGCTTGTTATCAACAGGCTGCGTGGCGGCCTCAAAGTGGCTGCTGTCAAGGCGCCGGCCTACGGCGAGCTCCGCGAGGCGATCATGCAAGACATTGCACTGCTCACCGGCGGAACGGTTATCTCGGAGGATCTAGGTCTTAAGCTCGAGAGCATATCGCTCGACCGTCTCGGACGTGCCCGGAAGATTAGAGTCGACAAACAGAATACCACAATCGCGGAAGGAGGCGGGTCAAGCGCGGACATCGCTGGGCGGATCGCTGCGATCAAGGCGCAGCTTGACCTGTCCACATCCGACTTTGATCGGGAAAAGCTTCAGGAGCGGCTGGCGCGGCTCTCCGCCGGGATTGCCGTGATCCGGGTTGGCGGCGCGACCGAGTCGGAGGTTAGGGAGAAGAAGGACCGTATCCGCAACGCCATGCATGCCACTCGAGCCGCCGTAGAGGAGGGTATTCTGCCCGGGGGCGGCATCGCTCTCTTGCGCGCAAGCAGTGCAATCCGGACTTTGAAGGCTGAGACCCTCGACCAGCAGGCCGGCATCAACGTCGTCAAGGAAGCGATAACCTGGCCGGCGAAACAGATTGCGTCTAATGCGGGCGTGGATGGCTCGCTCGTCGCCGCCCAAATTCTCCAAAGGGACGACTACGGCTGGGGCTACGATGCGCAAACCGGAACGTTTCGCGATCTGTTGGAGGCGGGCATCGTCGATCCCGCCAAGGTCGTGCGCACAGCGCTTCAGGGTGCCGCCTCAATGGCCGGTCTAATGATTATGACTGAGGCCATGGTGGCCGAGGTGCCTGGACCGCCGCCGCCCGAGCTTCCCGGCCATCACGATCACGAGGACAATCTCGACATTGATTTCTAG
- the hemA gene encoding 5-aminolevulinate synthase, whose protein sequence is MSESLSRAQRFVTARYDRFFADATAQLHAEHRYRVFADLERIAGNFPRAIWHGSGGSKEVVIWCSNDYLGMGQHPSVIGAMTETAKRLGTGAGGTRNISGTSHPLVELEIELADLHHKEAALVFTSGYISNQTGISTIAKLVPDCVILSDALNHNSMIEGIRQSGCEKRIFRHSDLCHLEELLRAAGRVRPKLIVFESLYSMDGDIAPIRRICDLAECYGAMTYLDEVHAVGMYGPRGGGIAERDRVMQRIDVIEGTLAKAFGCLGGYITGTATLIDAVRSYAPGFIFTTALPPPICAAATAAIRHLKVSHSERRAHQDRVQRVKAELIGARLPVMASGSHIVPVRVGDPAKCKSASDMLLAGHRIYIQPINYPTVAKGTERLRITPSPCHDDIMICQLVAALSKVWDELGLPRESTASAAERRGTALP, encoded by the coding sequence ATGTCTGAAAGCTTGTCTCGCGCTCAAAGGTTCGTGACAGCTCGATACGATCGGTTCTTCGCCGACGCGACGGCCCAGCTCCATGCCGAGCATCGGTATCGTGTCTTCGCAGACCTCGAACGGATCGCCGGGAATTTTCCGCGCGCAATCTGGCACGGATCGGGCGGGTCGAAGGAAGTCGTTATCTGGTGTTCCAACGACTATCTGGGCATGGGGCAACACCCGAGTGTGATCGGCGCCATGACTGAAACAGCGAAGCGTCTGGGAACAGGCGCGGGGGGCACGCGCAATATATCCGGAACCAGTCATCCGCTGGTCGAGCTGGAGATCGAACTCGCGGATCTTCATCACAAGGAAGCGGCGCTGGTTTTCACCTCAGGATATATCTCAAACCAGACAGGGATATCCACGATTGCGAAGCTGGTCCCCGATTGTGTCATCCTCTCGGATGCGCTCAATCATAATTCGATGATCGAGGGTATACGACAGTCTGGATGCGAAAAGCGGATCTTCCGTCACAGTGATCTCTGCCATCTCGAGGAATTGCTGAGAGCGGCCGGGCGGGTGCGGCCGAAATTGATCGTTTTCGAAAGCCTCTATTCGATGGATGGCGACATCGCTCCGATTCGCCGCATCTGCGATCTTGCCGAATGTTACGGGGCCATGACTTACCTCGATGAGGTCCATGCCGTCGGCATGTACGGCCCGCGCGGTGGCGGCATCGCTGAACGAGACCGCGTCATGCAGCGGATCGATGTTATCGAAGGAACGCTTGCCAAGGCGTTCGGCTGTCTTGGTGGCTACATAACGGGAACCGCCACGCTCATCGATGCGGTTCGCTCCTACGCGCCGGGGTTCATCTTCACCACGGCTTTACCTCCACCAATTTGTGCCGCGGCCACCGCCGCGATCCGCCATCTGAAGGTGTCGCACTCTGAGCGACGCGCTCATCAGGACCGCGTTCAGCGGGTAAAGGCAGAGCTAATCGGGGCGAGGCTGCCGGTCATGGCCAGTGGCAGTCACATCGTTCCAGTGCGGGTCGGCGATCCCGCCAAGTGCAAGTCGGCGAGCGACATGCTGCTCGCCGGGCATCGCATCTACATTCAGCCGATCAACTATCCTACCGTGGCGAAGGGAACCGAGCGGCTGCGCATCACGCCCTCTCCGTGCCATGACGACATCATGATCTGCCAACTTGTGGCCGCGCTCAGCAAGGTTTGGGATGAACTCGGGCTGCCACGCGAAAGTACCGCCTCTGCGGCGGAAAGAAGAGGTACCGCGTTGCCCTAA
- a CDS encoding SCO family protein, with the protein MERRNGLLWASTCRRAVFHGLFSAAVFVSTVPGFAASPVTVGGPFSLIEPGGAVVTDAKFRGRWMLVFFGYTSCPSLCPTTLSEIAIALDRLGPEAAKVQPIFITVDPECDTPAVMGQYTGAIDRRILGLSGSGEQIAAVAQKYGAYSDHHLLETGADYIVDHSTYIYVMDPQGKFVRGLRAGMSGDSMADMLRQVMTKHRE; encoded by the coding sequence ATGGAGAGGCGGAACGGCCTGCTTTGGGCTTCGACTTGCCGACGCGCGGTCTTCCATGGATTGTTTTCGGCTGCGGTATTCGTAAGCACCGTGCCTGGATTCGCAGCGTCGCCGGTGACCGTGGGCGGACCGTTCAGCCTCATCGAACCGGGTGGCGCCGTGGTGACCGACGCGAAGTTCCGCGGCAGATGGATGCTGGTCTTCTTCGGTTACACCTCGTGTCCGAGTCTTTGTCCAACGACGCTGAGCGAGATTGCCATCGCTCTCGACAGACTTGGCCCCGAGGCAGCGAAGGTGCAGCCAATCTTCATCACAGTCGATCCCGAATGCGATACGCCCGCTGTCATGGGGCAATATACCGGCGCCATCGACCGGCGGATCCTGGGATTGAGCGGAAGCGGGGAGCAGATCGCCGCGGTGGCGCAGAAATATGGCGCTTACAGCGACCACCATCTGCTGGAAACAGGCGCCGATTATATCGTTGACCACAGCACATACATCTATGTCATGGACCCTCAGGGCAAGTTCGTTCGCGGCTTGCGGGCCGGTATGTCCGGTGATTCCATGGCCGATATGCTGCGGCAAGTGATGACGAAGCATCGCGAGTGA
- a CDS encoding metallophosphoesterase family protein, producing MSDELDRIRREMHSVLQPEGVRPDDSLKITRRTFIHGSLIFGAATVGQAFAWWPLLNTLDIAHAAETPFKFAWISDTHLYPRSLNTRFVDKVVRAAQEVQAMDPPADFLIFGGDLAQLGKIEELELGVDLLKEIKIPKHYIPGEHDWYLDMGKKWGELFGQPNWTFDHKGVRFIGLDTVSRGPDYWTAKNMTPEERMGHMATLDGTVAGPWAGVGRDQLDWMEKTLADWDKQRPVVIFSHNPLYEYYPPWNFWVRDWREVHEVLKPYAKVTNIHGHVHQVLYNEIGTLRSIGMLATSWPWPYAPEGLPKLTKPMIRVDPGDPYDGVGWSKIDVAANDQLETEYIMWGRKEVFVQSPEDHDKHVSEVIRPRIADNMWPYR from the coding sequence ATGTCTGACGAGCTTGATCGCATTCGCCGCGAAATGCATTCGGTACTGCAACCCGAAGGGGTTCGGCCCGATGACTCGCTGAAAATTACCCGCCGCACCTTTATCCACGGATCCCTGATCTTCGGCGCGGCAACTGTCGGTCAGGCCTTCGCCTGGTGGCCGCTGCTCAACACGCTCGATATTGCTCACGCGGCCGAGACGCCCTTCAAGTTTGCCTGGATATCCGACACCCATCTCTATCCAAGATCCCTGAACACACGCTTCGTAGACAAGGTGGTGCGTGCGGCCCAAGAAGTCCAGGCGATGGATCCGCCGGCCGATTTCCTGATTTTCGGTGGTGACCTGGCCCAACTTGGAAAGATAGAAGAGCTGGAACTCGGCGTCGACCTGCTGAAGGAGATCAAGATCCCGAAACATTACATCCCCGGCGAGCACGACTGGTACCTCGACATGGGCAAGAAATGGGGCGAGCTGTTTGGCCAGCCCAACTGGACCTTCGACCATAAGGGTGTGCGCTTCATTGGCCTCGACACCGTCAGCCGCGGACCGGACTATTGGACGGCCAAGAACATGACGCCCGAAGAGCGGATGGGGCATATGGCCACACTCGACGGCACCGTCGCCGGACCATGGGCGGGCGTCGGCCGGGATCAGCTCGACTGGATGGAAAAGACCCTCGCCGACTGGGACAAGCAGCGCCCCGTCGTGATCTTCAGCCACAACCCCCTTTACGAGTACTATCCGCCGTGGAATTTCTGGGTGCGTGACTGGCGCGAAGTCCATGAGGTGCTGAAACCGTATGCCAAGGTCACGAACATTCACGGTCACGTGCACCAGGTCCTCTACAACGAGATCGGGACGTTGCGTTCGATTGGGATGTTGGCAACGTCCTGGCCGTGGCCCTATGCCCCGGAAGGTTTGCCGAAGCTCACCAAGCCGATGATCCGTGTCGACCCCGGCGATCCCTATGATGGAGTCGGCTGGAGCAAGATCGATGTGGCGGCCAACGACCAGTTGGAAACGGAATATATCATGTGGGGGCGCAAGGAAGTCTTCGTGCAATCCCCGGAAGACCATGACAAGCATGTTTCTGAGGTTATTCGCCCAAGGATCGCCGACAACATGTGGCCATATCGTTAG
- a CDS encoding c-type cytochrome, producing MTTHSKIRCSLRRFPLIGGIAIAAVFAGPTSAHKDPVKQEQLKLYQEVFMEEVRKGDLLFHGDQKMAEQLGVADDLSKTGMACAMCHPMASDTHPQSFPKFQAQIAKFATLRDMINWCIEKPNQGVKIDPESEAMKALEAYITWSNTGSVLQPGKF from the coding sequence ATGACAACCCATTCGAAAATCCGCTGTTCACTGCGGCGCTTCCCCTTGATTGGGGGAATTGCCATTGCCGCCGTTTTCGCGGGACCGACCAGCGCCCATAAAGATCCGGTAAAGCAGGAGCAGTTGAAGCTCTACCAGGAAGTGTTCATGGAAGAGGTCAGGAAGGGTGACCTTCTCTTCCATGGCGACCAAAAGATGGCCGAGCAGCTAGGTGTTGCCGACGACCTCTCGAAAACTGGCATGGCCTGCGCGATGTGTCATCCCATGGCGTCCGACACACACCCCCAATCCTTCCCGAAGTTCCAAGCGCAGATCGCTAAGTTCGCTACCCTCCGCGACATGATCAACTGGTGCATCGAGAAGCCGAACCAGGGCGTGAAGATCGATCCGGAATCCGAGGCAATGAAGGCGCTCGAAGCCTACATCACGTGGTCCAACACCGGTTCGGTGCTGCAGCCGGGCAAGTTTTAA
- a CDS encoding IS3 family transposase (programmed frameshift), giving the protein MKRNRFTDEQIIGILKEHEAGTPVSELCRKHGVSDASIYKWKAKFGGMDVSEAKRLKTLEDENTKLKRLLADAMLDNAALKDLFGKEVVTPAARRNAVAHLMDRHQMSERRACKAIGFCRMTIRYETRRSDDHDLRERMKALAHERRRFGYRRLHVLLRREGHLVNHKRLFRLYREEKLTVRKRGGRKRAIGTRAPMLIPLAANDRWSLDFVSDQLTDGRRFRILTVVDDCTRECLGLVADTSLSGLRVARELDRIIEGRGKPKMIVSDNGSEFTSNAILQWTDGAKVDWHYIAPGKPIQNAFIESFNGRLRDELLNETLFSSLTHARSALSNWRSDYNDHRPHSGLGWMTPAEFAQTINPRRDAVLRSRNGSAPQPAATAPNTATQNRWSELKTG; this is encoded by the exons ATGAAACGCAACCGTTTTACGGACGAACAGATCATCGGCATTCTGAAGGAGCATGAAGCGGGCACGCCGGTCTCGGAGCTCTGCCGCAAGCACGGTGTCAGCGATGCCAGCATCTACAAGTGGAAGGCCAAGTTCGGCGGGATGGACGTGTCTGAGGCCAAGCGGCTGAAGACGCTTGAGGACGAGAACACGAAACTGAAGCGGCTTCTGGCAGACGCCATGCTCGACAATGCCGCTTTAAAAGACCTTT TTGGGAAAGAAGTGGTGACGCCCGCAGCAAGGCGGAACGCTGTCGCTCATCTGATGGATCGCCACCAGATGAGTGAACGGCGGGCGTGTAAAGCCATCGGCTTTTGCCGGATGACGATCCGTTACGAAACCAGGCGCAGCGATGACCATGACCTTCGCGAGCGGATGAAGGCGCTGGCGCATGAACGTCGCCGCTTTGGATATCGACGCCTTCATGTGCTGCTCAGGCGTGAGGGTCACCTTGTGAACCATAAGCGGCTCTTCCGGCTCTATCGGGAAGAGAAGCTGACAGTGCGCAAACGTGGTGGCCGCAAGCGAGCGATCGGCACACGCGCACCGATGCTGATCCCGCTTGCCGCCAATGATCGCTGGTCACTGGACTTCGTGTCGGATCAACTCACCGATGGACGCCGGTTCCGAATTTTGACGGTCGTCGACGATTGCACCAGGGAATGCTTGGGCCTCGTCGCCGATACGTCGCTTTCCGGCCTGCGGGTTGCCCGTGAGCTTGACCGGATCATCGAGGGGCGCGGCAAGCCGAAGATGATCGTCAGCGACAATGGCAGCGAGTTCACCAGCAACGCGATCCTGCAATGGACGGACGGGGCCAAAGTGGACTGGCATTATATTGCGCCGGGCAAGCCGATACAGAACGCCTTCATCGAAAGCTTCAATGGGCGGCTGCGAGACGAGCTCCTGAATGAAACTCTCTTCTCGTCACTGACCCATGCTCGATCCGCGCTTTCAAACTGGCGCAGCGATTACAACGATCATCGACCACACTCTGGACTTGGCTGGATGACACCGGCCGAGTTCGCTCAGACAATCAACCCGCGACGTGATGCGGTGCTGCGCAGCCGGAATGGCTCCGCACCGCAACCCGCCGCTACCGCCCCGAATACAGCAACCCAAAACCGCTGGAGCGAACTCAAAACTGGATAA